A section of the Triticum dicoccoides isolate Atlit2015 ecotype Zavitan chromosome 7A, WEW_v2.0, whole genome shotgun sequence genome encodes:
- the LOC119334208 gene encoding ABC transporter G family member 48-like — protein sequence MSWGSSISHSFRQPDTDDPFRRAQSRSDNDEENLRWAALEKLPTYDRMRHAIVLNQDGAGLVHIEQLARGEAGRALLERVFQDDSERFLRRLRDRADRVGIDLPAIEVRYQDLSVEVDAFVGSRALPTLWNEATNLLQGLIGRFGSSNKRTTTVLKHAYGILKPSRMTLLLGPPSSGKSMLMRALTGKLEKSLKVLTHLVNFLLMHYDHIHKIKIITILWILQHTQVSGSITYCGHTFSEFYPERTSAYVSQYDLHNAEMTVRETLDFSRRCLGIGARYDMLAELTAREREAGINPDPEIDAYMKATAVQGHETNIITDLTLKVLGLDICADNIVGDEMTRGISGGQKKRVTTGEMLTGPARALFMDEISTGLDSSSTFQIVKYVRHLVHVMNDTVMISLLQPPPETYNLFDDIILLSEGYIVYHGPGENILEFFESAGFRCPERKGVADFLQEVTSKKDQQQYWYLDQEQYRYVPVLEFAEHYKSFHVGQQMLEELKIPFEKSKTHPAALTTSKYGQSSWESFKAVMSREQLLMKRNSFIYIFKVSQLIILGLMAMTVFLRTEMPHGQISDGAKFFGALTFSLITILFNGFAELQLTIKILPTFYKQRDFLFFPPWTFGLANIILKVPVSFVEAGVWVVLTYYVMGFAPSAGRFFRQLLAFFVTHQMAMALFRFLGAILKSMVVANTFGMFVQLIIFIFGGFIIPRGDIRPWWIWAYWASPMMYSQNAISVNEFLASRWATPNNDPTIDAPTVGKAILKSRGLFTGDWGFWLSIGAVIGFTILFNILYLLSLTYLNPSSRSNTLVSDVENENDTNKEQTAEASVSSTMPSSIPMVSTGAKEATNRPAQSRTTLPFQPLSLSFNHINYWVDMPAEMKEQGFTESRLQLLSDISGAFRPGVLTALVGVSGAGKTTLMDVLAGRKTSGAIEGSITLSGYPKKQETFARVSGYCEQIDIHSPNVTVYESILYSAWLRLSSDVDDATRKMFVEEVMTLVELDVLRNAMVGLPGVDGLSTEQRKRLTIAVELVANPSIIFMDEPTSGLDARAAAIVMRTVRNTVNTGRTVVCTIHQPSIDIFESFDELLLLKRGGWVIYAGELGRHCDKLVEYFEEIPGVAKITKGYNPATWMLEVSSTLAEAHLNIDFAEIYANSVLHRKNQDLIKELSVPPPGYQDLSFPTKYSQNFYNQCVANFWKQYKSYWKNPPYNAMRYLMTLLDGLVFGTVFWQKGTKIESQQDLYNLLGATYAAVFFLGATNCFTVQPVVSIERTVFYREKAAGMYSPLSYALAQACMEVIYNILQGILYTILIYVMIGYDWKVDKFFYFMFFIIASFNYFTLFGMMLVSLTPSAMLASILVSFVLPLWNLFAGFLVVRTAIPIWWRWYYWANPVSWTIYGVVASQFGDHGGSLLVPGGSPVVVKQFLEDNLGVRHDFLGYVVLAHFAYIIVIFFVFGYSIKFLNFQKR from the exons ATGAGCTGGGGCTCCTCCATCTCCCACTCGTTCCGGCAGCCGGACACGGACGACCCGTTCAGGCGGGCACAGTCGCGCAGCGACAACGACGAGGAGAACCTCCGGTGGGCGGCGCTCGAGAAGCTGCCCACCTACGACCGCATGCGGCACGCCATCGTCCTCAACCAGGACGGCGCAGGCCTGGTGCACATCGAGCAGCTTGCCCGCGGCGAGGCCGGCCGCGCGCTCCTGGAGCGCGTCTTCCAGGACGACAGCGAGCGCTTCCTCCGGCGACTCAGGGACCGCGCCGACAGGGTGGGCATCGACCTCCCGGCCATCGAGGTGCGGTACCAGGACCTCTCCGTTGAGGTCGACGCCTTCGTCGGCAGCCGGGCGCTCCCCACGCTCTGGAACGAAGCCACTAACTTACTACAG GGTCTTATTGGACGATTTGGCTCCTCAAACAAGAGGACCACTACCGTACTCAAACACGCCTATGGCATCCTCAAACCATCCAG GATGACTCTTCTTCTTGGACCTCCTTCTTCAGGGAAGAGCATGCTTATGCGAGCCCTTACAGGGAAGCTTGAAAAAAGCCTCAAGGTTTTAACTCATCTTGTCAATTTTTTGCTTATGCATTATGATCACATCCATAAGATAAAAATAATCACCATCCTTTGGATACTTCAACACACCCAGGTATCTGGCAGCATCACATATTGTGGTCATACTTTTTCCGAGTTCTACCCTGAGAGGACCAGTGCGTATGTCAGTCAGTATGATCTCCACAATGCGGAGATGACTGTAAGAGAGACATTAGATTTCTCCAGGCGATGCTTGGGTATCGGTGCCAGATATGACATGCTTGCGGAGCTCACTGCAAGGGAGCGCGAGGCAGGCATAAATCCAGATCCCGAGATCGACGCTTACATGAAAGCTACTGCAGTGCAAGGACATGAGACTAATATTATAACCGATCTTACTCTCAAG GTGCTTGGGCTTGACATTTGCGCCGATAACATCGTCGGTGATGAGATGACCAGAGGAATTTCTGGAGGGCAAAAGAAGCGTGTCACAACTG GGGAGATGTTAACAGGACCTGCAAGGGCTTTGTTCATGGATGAAATTTCCACTGGTTTGGATAGCTCTAGCACGTTTCAGATTGTAAAATATGTAAGGCACTTGGTCCATGTGATGAATGACACTGTGATGATCTCCCTTCTACAACCACCGCCAGAGACCTACAACTTGTTTGATGACATAATTCTGCTATCAGAAGGATACATAGTGTACCATGGGCCAGGTGAGAAcatcttggaattttttgaatcCGCTGGTTTCCGGTGCCCGGAGAGGAAAGGAGTTGCTGACTTCCTTCAAGAGGTCACTTCCAAGAAAGACCAGCAACAATACTGGTATCTTGACCAGGAGCAGTATCGTTACGTGCCAGTCCTAGAGTTTGCTGAACATTACAAGTCATTCCATGTGGGTCAACAGATGCTGGAGGAACTGAAGATTCCTTTTGAAAAATCCAAAACCCATCCTGCCGCATTGACCACGTCGAAGTATGGGCAATCCAGCTGGGAGTCATTCAAGGCAGTGATGTCGAGAGAACAACTATTGATGAAGCGCAACTCCTTCATCTACATCTTCAAGGTCAGCCAGTTGATCATCCTTGGGCTCATGGCCATGACTGTATTCCTCAGAACAGAGATGCCCCATGGACAGATTTCCGACGGTGCTAAATTCTTTGGAGCTCTGACATTCAGTTTAATCACCATTTTGTTTAATGGGTTTGCTGAGCTACAACTAACCATTAAAATCCTTCCTACGTTCTACAAACAAAGGGATTTCTTGTTCTTCCCCCCATGGACCTTTGGACTGGCAAACATCATCTTAAAAGTTCCTGTTTCATTTGTGGAGGCTGGGGTATGGGTTGTCCTCACGTACTATGTGATGGGCTTTGCACCTTCTGCAGGAAG GTTCTTTCGCCAGCTTTTAGCTTTCTTCGTTACTCACCAAATGGCAATGGCTTTGTTCCGATTTCTTGGTGCTATTTTGAAATCAATGGTTGTTGCCAACACTTTTGGGATGTTTGTTCAacttattattttcatatttggaggATTTATCATCCCTAGAG GTGACATCAGACCATGGTGGATCTGGGCTTACTGGGCATCTCCTATGATGTATAGTCAGAATGCAATATCGGTCAATGAATTCCTTGCCAGTAGGTGGGCCACt CCAAACAATGATCCTACTATTGATGCACCAACGGTAGGAAAGGCTATTCTTAAATCCAGAGGATTGTTTACTGGAGACTGGGGCTTTTGGCTTTCCATAGGAGCCGTTATAGGATTCACTATTTTGTTCAACATCTTATACCTTCTGTCCCTAACATACTTGAACc CTAGTAGTAGATCAAACACACTAGTTTCAGATGTGGAGAATGAGAATGACACAAACAAAGAGCAAACGGCGGAAGCCAGTGTGTCATCTACTATGCCATCTTCAATACCTATGG TTTCTACAGGTGCTAAGGAAGCCACAAATAGGCCAGCTCAGTCACGAACTACCTTGCCCTTCCAGCCTCTTTCACTTTCCTTCAACCATATAAACTATTGGGTCGACATGCCTGCA GAAATGAAGGAACAAGGATTCACAGAAAGTCGTCTCCAGTTGCTCTCTGATATCAGTGGTGCATTTAGGCCAGGAGTTCTGACTGCACTAGTTGGTGTGAGTGGAGCTGGGAAGACCACTCTAATGGATGTCCTGGCAGGAAGGAAAACCAGTGGAGCTATTGAAGGAAGTATCACCCTTTCTGGTTACCCTAAAAAACAAGAAACTTTTGCTCGCGTTAGTGGCTATTGTGAACAGATTGATATCCATTCACCAAATGTTACAGTATATGAATCCATTCTCTACTCTGCCTGGCTGCGTCTTTCCTCAGATGTTGATGATGCTACGAGAAAG ATGTTTGTGGAGGAAGTCATGACCCTTGTAGAACTTGATGTGCTGCGCAATGCTATGGTTGGTCTCCCTGGAGTTGACGGGTTATCGACTGAACAAAGAAAGAGACTGACAATTGCCGTGGAGCTGGTAGCAAATCCTTCAATTATATTTATGGATGAACCAACTTCTGGTCTTGATGCTAGAGCCGCAGCAATTGTCATGCGGACAGTGAGAAATACAGTCAACACCGGGCGTACCGTGGTTTGCACAATCCATCAACCGAGCATCGatatatttgagtcttttgatgag CTTCTGCTTTTGAAAAGAGGAGGGTGGGTTATTTATGCTGGTGAACTTGGTCGTCACTGTGATAAACTAGTTGAATATTTCGAG GAAATTCCAGGTGTGGCTAAGATCACAAAAGGATATAATCCTGCAACATGGATGCTGGAAGTTAGCTCCACTTTAGCTGAGGCTCACTTGAACATAGATTTTGCGGAAATTTATGCTAATTCCGTTCTTCATAG gaaaaaccaagacctTATTAAGGAATTGAGCGTTCCCCCTCCAGGCTATCAGGATCTCTCATTTCCTACAAAGTATTCTCAAAATTTCTACAATCAATGTGTTGCAAACTTCTGGAAGCAATACAAATCTTATTGGAAGAATCCACCCTACAATGCCATGCGCTATCTTATGACGTTGCTCGATGGTCTTGTATTTGGCACTGTGTTTTGGCAAAAAGGAACAAAAAT AGAATCGCAACAAGACTTGTACAATCTACTTGGGGCCACTTATGCTGCTGTCTTCTTCCTTGGGGCTACCAATTGCTTCACCGTTCAGCCTGTTGTGTCAATTGAGAGAACAGTTTTCTATCGTGAAAAGGCGGCAGGGATGTACTCTCCATTATCCTATGCATTAGCCCAG GCATGCATGGAGGTCATCTACAACATCCTCCAAGGGATTTTATACACAATCCTCATCTATGTGATGATTGGATATGACTGGAAAGTTGACAAGTTCTTCTATTTCATGTTCTTCATTATTGCAAGCTTCAACTACTTCACATTGTTTGGCATGATGTTGGTGTCATTGACTCCGTCTGCGATGCTTGCAAGCATACTCGTATCCTTTGTACTCCCTCTCTGGAACCTGTTTGCTGGGTTCCTCGTTGTCAGAACG GCGATACCGATTTGGTGGAGGTGGTACTACTGGGCCAACCCAGTGTCTTGGACCATCTATGGTGTTGTTGCATCGCAGTTTGGTGACCATGGCGGTTCTCTGCTAGTCCCCGGTGGGAGCCCTGTGGTGGTGAAGCAATTCTTGGAGGATAATTTGGGCGTGCGGCATGATTTCCTTGGCTATGTTGTCCTAGCCCACTTTGCCTATATCATTGTCATCTTCTTCGTCTTCGGCTATTCCATCAAGTTCTTAAACTTCCAAAAACGTTAG